In Hyphomicrobiales bacterium, a genomic segment contains:
- a CDS encoding peptidoglycan-binding domain-containing protein, with protein MTFSNPTIAFSQTLLKRGDRGVAVEHLQTKLNREDLCIVTDGNFGPATELAVKIYQTGQRLHSDGMVGVKTWTQFQDSG; from the coding sequence ATGACATTTTCTAACCCTACAATAGCATTCTCTCAAACCCTACTGAAACGGGGCGACCGTGGTGTGGCTGTTGAACATTTGCAGACAAAGTTAAACCGCGAAGACCTGTGCATCGTGACCGATGGCAACTTTGGGCCAGCAACTGAACTTGCCGTTAAAATATATCAAACGGGCCAGCGACTGCACAGTGACGGTATGGTTGGCGTAAAAACATGGACTCAATTCCAAGATAGCGGTTAA
- a CDS encoding creatininase family protein, with translation MKRPKAYWQDMTTVDFSSADTTSWIAVLPVAAIEQHGPHLPISTDRVIGEGLLQAAFDVMPADIPVTCLPIQAVGKSNEHISSPGTLTYGWHTIIQSWIEIGESVHRAGLRKLIIINSHGGNAALIDIVAQELRVRFDMLVVATSWMRFGMPDDLFSQQELSYGIHGGDVETSLMLHFDPDLVAMEKAQDFRSTQLDFMDDFKVLRAHGPVSFGWKAQDLNPHGVTGNASLATAEKGKILAAFQSKAFVDLCHDVHGFDLARLWALDRK, from the coding sequence ATGAAGCGCCCTAAAGCTTATTGGCAGGATATGACAACGGTGGATTTTTCATCAGCCGACACGACGTCGTGGATTGCCGTTTTGCCTGTTGCTGCAATTGAGCAACACGGACCGCATCTGCCGATTTCGACAGATCGTGTGATTGGGGAAGGTCTGTTACAAGCGGCATTCGATGTGATGCCCGCCGATATTCCAGTGACGTGTCTTCCCATACAAGCTGTGGGGAAATCGAATGAACATATTTCATCACCTGGCACGCTGACATACGGTTGGCACACCATCATTCAGTCATGGATTGAAATTGGCGAGAGCGTACATCGAGCAGGCCTGCGAAAGCTGATTATTATCAATTCGCACGGCGGCAATGCAGCCTTGATTGATATTGTCGCGCAAGAATTGCGGGTGCGCTTTGATATGTTGGTGGTGGCAACAAGCTGGATGCGGTTTGGTATGCCGGATGATTTGTTCTCTCAACAAGAACTCTCATATGGCATTCATGGCGGGGATGTTGAAACATCTTTGATGCTGCATTTTGACCCAGATTTAGTTGCGATGGAAAAGGCGCAGGATTTTCGCTCAACGCAGCTCGATTTTATGGATGATTTTAAAGTGTTGCGTGCGCATGGGCCGGTTTCTTTTGGCTGGAAAGCACAAGATTTAAATCCGCATGGCGTGACGGGAAATGCAAGCCTAGCCACGGCTGAAAAAGGCAAGATACTTGCAGCTTTTCAGTCAAAGGCTTTTGTTGATTTATGCCATGATGTACATGGCTTTGACTTGGCGCGGCTTTGGGCGCTAGATAGGAAATAA
- a CDS encoding amidase — MSDNANAFMKHSFVDVPHAADALLSGLTLGVKDIYDVAGYKTGCGSPEKLAEAEIATTTASGVQKLLDAGARFIGKTTTEELAFSLNGDNIHYPQPINGAAADRLTGGSSSGSVAAVSHGLVDIATGSDTGGSVRLPASYCGLIGLRTTHGRIALDHTMPLSESFDTFGWFARTSEIYAKVSDVILGGDDITYQPKRILVAEDCLALLMGIDEARALDGAINHVTDFASDEDVSLANEDIESWYWAFRRAQAYEAWQAHGAWIESRQPKLGQGVKERFDYGRGVSDEENADALLLRAQITRHVEELISDDGLLVLPTVPSIAPQKGDDYPTLDAFRNRALMLLCTSGLTGLPQLTLPMATMNGAPLGLSIIGPRGSDRQLVDTGLQLLATFKR, encoded by the coding sequence GTGAGTGATAATGCAAATGCTTTTATGAAGCATTCGTTTGTTGATGTACCTCATGCGGCTGACGCTCTCCTTTCAGGGCTGACGCTTGGGGTGAAAGATATTTATGATGTTGCCGGTTATAAAACTGGTTGCGGTTCTCCTGAGAAATTGGCTGAGGCTGAGATTGCAACCACGACAGCCTCAGGCGTGCAAAAGTTACTTGATGCGGGAGCGCGATTTATTGGCAAGACGACTACGGAAGAACTGGCCTTTAGTCTCAATGGAGACAACATACACTATCCACAACCTATCAATGGGGCGGCTGCTGATCGCCTGACTGGCGGTTCGTCCAGCGGGTCTGTCGCTGCGGTGTCGCATGGGTTGGTGGATATTGCGACTGGCTCAGATACTGGTGGTTCAGTGCGGTTGCCTGCCAGTTATTGCGGGCTTATTGGCTTGCGCACTACGCATGGTCGTATTGCGCTCGATCATACAATGCCGCTTTCGGAAAGTTTTGACACCTTTGGATGGTTTGCCCGTACGAGTGAAATCTACGCAAAAGTGTCTGATGTTATTTTGGGCGGCGATGACATTACCTATCAACCAAAACGGATTTTGGTTGCCGAAGACTGCTTGGCTCTCCTGATGGGTATTGATGAGGCACGCGCGCTTGATGGAGCGATTAATCACGTGACAGATTTTGCGAGTGATGAAGACGTGTCGCTTGCAAACGAAGATATAGAAAGCTGGTATTGGGCTTTTCGTCGTGCACAGGCTTATGAGGCATGGCAGGCGCATGGCGCATGGATTGAATCGCGCCAGCCAAAGCTTGGGCAGGGCGTTAAAGAGCGCTTTGATTATGGGCGTGGTGTGAGCGATGAGGAAAACGCCGATGCGCTGTTGCTTCGTGCACAAATAACACGCCATGTGGAAGAATTGATTTCAGATGATGGTTTGCTTGTGCTGCCTACGGTTCCAAGTATTGCGCCCCAAAAGGGAGATGATTATCCAACATTGGATGCATTTCGTAACCGTGCTTTGATGCTGCTTTGTACATCGGGGTTGACTGGTTTGCCGCAGCTCACGCTGCCAATGGCGACGATGAATGGGGCGCCCTTGGGTCTCAGTATTATCGGGCCGCGTGGGAGTGATCGACAACTAGTAGATACCGGATTACAGCTTCTCGCCACTTTTAAGCGATAA
- a CDS encoding DUF1007 family protein, giving the protein MIRFILWLGFLLSGVSLAFAHPHVWLQAKADLIFDDDNNFVAVRHTWEFDEGFSAFATQGLDENGDGKFSREELAELASINVDSLKDFEYFTFVQIGEKDPPYEAPTDQWLEYNDGLLTLRYTLNMEKPVAPDPVKGFQELTVEVFDATFFVDVAFVEKNAVSTASLGGGETACTASLERRKELDIIQSQLLSEIPATETVPEELAPEVGDLSNTIRITCPSS; this is encoded by the coding sequence ATGATACGATTTATACTCTGGCTTGGTTTTCTATTAAGTGGCGTTTCACTGGCTTTTGCGCACCCACATGTATGGCTTCAGGCAAAGGCTGATCTTATTTTTGATGACGACAATAATTTTGTTGCTGTGCGTCATACTTGGGAATTTGATGAAGGCTTTTCAGCCTTTGCAACTCAAGGGCTAGATGAAAATGGTGACGGGAAGTTTTCGCGTGAAGAGCTCGCCGAACTCGCATCGATTAATGTCGATTCACTCAAAGATTTTGAGTATTTCACATTTGTTCAAATAGGTGAAAAAGATCCGCCCTATGAAGCGCCAACCGATCAATGGCTGGAATATAACGACGGCCTTTTAACTTTGCGCTATACATTGAATATGGAAAAACCCGTTGCGCCTGACCCTGTTAAAGGGTTTCAGGAATTAACGGTGGAAGTTTTTGATGCGACCTTTTTTGTTGATGTGGCTTTTGTCGAGAAGAATGCTGTTAGTACTGCTAGCCTTGGTGGAGGTGAAACGGCCTGTACTGCAAGTCTGGAGCGCCGCAAAGAACTGGATATTATTCAAAGTCAGCTTTTATCTGAAATTCCTGCAACTGAAACAGTACCAGAAGAATTAGCGCCCGAGGTGGGTGATTTGTCGAACACCATTCGCATTACCTGCCCTTCTTCTTAA
- a CDS encoding nickel/cobalt transporter: MMISRILLLIFLMFFFLNIGDGVLEAQQNSPFGVSAPQAPAPVGGDFLRDKLSWIYQQQAVFYKKLTGIVKQAKDDGSAVWGLIGLSFLYGIFHAAGPGHGKVVISSYVLANEQTVRRGMTISFLSAFLQGSVAVALIGSAVFFFNLTSFAVTEATQWFERASYALIAALGLFLLWQKGVRPYLKRAPVLVHEVGCAHEQSHTHSHHHDHSHSHSHSHSHKHSHSHEADCGCSGHAPDPSNLTQPLTLRSAWAAILSVGLRPCSGALIVLVFSAAQGLFLVGVVSTFAMALGTAITVSTLATIAIGAKGLATAYLDGTGSARWIFKSIELLGASFVFLLGITLLSASFYG, translated from the coding sequence ATGATGATTTCACGGATTTTACTTCTCATTTTCTTGATGTTCTTTTTTTTGAATATTGGTGATGGAGTCCTAGAGGCCCAGCAAAATTCTCCTTTTGGTGTTTCAGCACCTCAAGCGCCAGCGCCGGTTGGGGGAGATTTTTTGCGTGATAAATTAAGCTGGATTTATCAGCAGCAAGCGGTGTTTTACAAAAAGCTCACTGGTATTGTGAAGCAAGCGAAAGACGATGGTAGTGCTGTATGGGGGCTGATTGGGTTGAGCTTTCTTTATGGTATTTTTCATGCCGCAGGCCCGGGCCACGGTAAGGTGGTGATCTCCTCTTATGTGCTGGCGAATGAGCAAACGGTGCGACGTGGAATGACTATTTCGTTTTTGTCGGCTTTTCTGCAAGGGAGTGTTGCTGTCGCCCTTATTGGCTCGGCGGTGTTCTTTTTTAATCTTACTAGTTTTGCTGTTACAGAAGCGACACAGTGGTTTGAACGGGCAAGCTATGCATTGATTGCAGCGCTTGGACTTTTTCTTTTATGGCAAAAAGGCGTGCGACCTTATTTGAAGCGTGCGCCGGTATTGGTGCATGAAGTAGGATGCGCTCATGAACAGTCCCATACACATAGTCACCACCACGATCACAGTCACAGTCACAGTCACAGTCACAGCCACAAGCATAGCCATAGCCATGAAGCCGATTGTGGATGCAGTGGCCATGCTCCTGATCCATCAAATTTGACTCAACCTCTCACGCTTCGTTCCGCTTGGGCTGCTATTTTATCTGTGGGTTTGAGGCCTTGTTCTGGTGCGCTGATAGTGTTGGTTTTTTCTGCGGCCCAAGGATTATTTTTAGTGGGTGTTGTTTCAACATTTGCCATGGCGCTTGGAACTGCAATCACAGTGAGTACGCTTGCGACAATTGCGATTGGCGCTAAGGGGCTGGCAACCGCCTATTTGGATGGTACTGGCAGCGCCCGATGGATTTTCAAGAGCATCGAGTTGTTAGGTGCAAGCTTTGTGTTCTTACTTGGTATAACCTTGCTTTCTGCGTCTTTTTACGGATAG
- the hemH gene encoding ferrochelatase has translation MKRPAIVTQFSPDNLPQDHPKVLFGKTGVLLVNLGTPDATDYWSMRRYLKEFLSDRRVIETPRLLWWVILNGIVLTTRPKKSGAAYDLIWNKELDESPLRTITRSQNEKLLERMQSDYPDLVFDWAMRYGNPSIHSRLDHLKEQGCERIVILPLYPQYAAATTATVNDKVFEYLMKQRWQPAVRTAAPYADHPAYIKALCESMKAEIAKLDFEPELVLASFHGVPQSYLAKGDPYHCQCHKTARLMREYLGWGENGDKLKITFQSRFGPEEWLQPYTDKTVEQLAKDGVKRLAVVTPGFSADCVETLEEIAGEAGEIFEENGGEHFAAIACLNDSEHGMDVIEMLAKRELAGWV, from the coding sequence ATGAAACGCCCTGCTATTGTAACTCAATTTTCACCTGACAATTTACCGCAAGATCACCCAAAAGTGCTTTTCGGCAAAACCGGGGTTTTGCTTGTTAATTTAGGGACGCCGGATGCAACCGATTATTGGTCGATGCGCCGATATTTGAAAGAATTTCTGTCAGATCGCCGAGTTATTGAGACGCCGCGCCTTTTATGGTGGGTGATCTTGAATGGTATTGTGCTGACAACGCGTCCCAAAAAATCGGGAGCGGCTTATGATTTGATCTGGAATAAAGAGCTGGACGAATCACCATTACGCACAATAACGCGCAGTCAAAACGAGAAACTTTTGGAACGGATGCAATCCGATTATCCAGATCTCGTCTTTGATTGGGCGATGCGTTATGGCAATCCTTCTATCCATTCCAGGCTTGACCATTTGAAAGAACAAGGCTGCGAGCGCATCGTCATCCTGCCGCTTTATCCTCAATATGCAGCTGCAACGACAGCAACGGTGAATGATAAGGTTTTTGAATATTTGATGAAGCAACGCTGGCAACCAGCCGTGCGCACTGCTGCTCCTTATGCGGATCACCCCGCCTATATCAAGGCGTTATGCGAAAGCATGAAAGCGGAAATCGCAAAGCTTGATTTTGAGCCAGAATTGGTGCTCGCTTCCTTCCATGGGGTGCCGCAAAGCTATCTTGCCAAGGGTGATCCTTATCATTGTCAGTGTCATAAAACCGCACGGCTGATGCGAGAATATCTCGGGTGGGGGGAGAATGGCGATAAGCTCAAAATAACATTCCAGTCACGCTTTGGGCCAGAAGAATGGTTGCAGCCTTATACGGATAAAACGGTTGAACAACTTGCAAAAGATGGCGTGAAGCGTCTCGCCGTTGTAACGCCTGGGTTTTCTGCTGATTGTGTGGAAACACTGGAAGAGATTGCTGGGGAAGCGGGAGAGATTTTTGAAGAAAACGGTGGTGAACACTTCGCCGCGATTGCATGTTTGAATGACAGCGAGCATGGTATGGATGTGATCGAAATGCTTGCAAAGCGCGAGCTGGCGGGCTGGGTCTAA